The Deltaproteobacteria bacterium genome contains a region encoding:
- a CDS encoding class I SAM-dependent methyltransferase, producing the protein MEEHMFKMLDSVKGFLDEAEGRALYDTALKASLNGPCLEIGSYCGKSAVYLGLACRRKGGVLFSVDHHRGSEEQQPGEEYFDPALYDYNVFAVDTLGAFRQTVSKAELEDTVIPLVCRSATAARKWSTALSLVFIDGGHAFDTVIADYRAWSPHLIEGGYLLIHDIFENPTEGGQAPYQVYRMALDSGGYKEELRVKTLGILKKITKQ; encoded by the coding sequence ATGGAAGAACATATGTTCAAAATGCTGGACAGCGTCAAAGGCTTCCTGGATGAGGCCGAGGGCCGGGCCCTTTATGACACCGCTCTAAAGGCCAGCCTGAACGGACCCTGCCTGGAAATCGGCAGTTATTGCGGCAAGTCCGCCGTCTATCTCGGCCTTGCCTGCCGCCGGAAGGGCGGTGTTCTATTTTCCGTAGACCACCACCGCGGTTCGGAGGAGCAGCAACCGGGCGAAGAATATTTCGATCCCGCTCTGTACGACTACAACGTTTTTGCCGTGGACACCCTGGGCGCGTTCAGACAGACGGTTTCGAAAGCAGAGCTGGAGGACACCGTCATCCCGCTTGTGTGCCGTTCCGCCACGGCGGCCAGAAAGTGGTCGACAGCCCTCTCTCTGGTGTTCATCGACGGGGGGCACGCGTTTGACACCGTAATCGCCGACTACCGTGCCTGGTCGCCGCACCTAATCGAGGGCGGCTATCTCCTGATTCACGACATTTTCGAAAATCCCACCGAAGGCGGACAGGCGCCCTACCAGGTGTACCGGATGGCGCTGGACTCGGGTGGCTACAAAGAGGAGCTCCGGGTAAAGACGTTAGGTATTTTAAAAAAAATAACAAAGCAGTAG
- a CDS encoding response regulator, translating to MNILIAEDEAISLRRLQHFLEKWGHHVIAAGNGREALEKFLSLEMDLVITDWMMPEMDGMELVGHIRNRGSDKPYVYTILLTSRGEKEDVVRGLSEIGVDDYVVKPFEPDELRARLSVGERTVRLERALREYGKGLENIVRMQTRLIRRTQEETIIRLLTALESRDEETGGHVRRIGLFSAHLANAAGWTHEQVEDIRLAAPMHDIGKIGVPDAILQKEGPLTEDEFEVIKSHTLIGGQILKDSEFPMLQMAHEIALYHHERWEGGGYPENRKGEDIPVAARIVSLVDVYDALSQDRVYRKASPEEEVIRTMQKERRSHFDPGFFDLFLESIPAFRRIAAKNP from the coding sequence TTGAACATTCTCATCGCCGAAGATGAAGCCATCAGCCTTCGCAGGCTGCAGCACTTCCTCGAGAAATGGGGCCACCACGTCATTGCCGCCGGCAACGGACGGGAGGCGCTGGAAAAATTTCTTTCGCTGGAGATGGATCTGGTCATCACCGATTGGATGATGCCGGAGATGGACGGCATGGAACTGGTCGGTCACATTCGGAACCGCGGCAGCGACAAACCCTACGTCTACACCATCCTGTTGACCTCGAGAGGAGAAAAGGAGGATGTGGTCAGAGGGCTGTCGGAGATCGGCGTCGACGATTATGTGGTCAAACCTTTCGAGCCCGACGAACTGAGGGCGCGCCTTTCCGTAGGGGAACGCACGGTAAGGCTGGAAAGGGCCTTGAGGGAATACGGAAAGGGATTGGAAAATATCGTCCGCATGCAAACCCGCCTGATCCGACGGACTCAGGAGGAAACCATCATCAGGTTGCTTACCGCATTGGAATCAAGGGATGAAGAAACCGGCGGGCATGTGCGGCGCATAGGCCTTTTCAGTGCCCACCTGGCCAATGCCGCGGGGTGGACCCACGAACAGGTCGAGGACATCCGCCTGGCGGCCCCCATGCACGATATCGGGAAAATAGGGGTGCCGGATGCCATCCTGCAAAAGGAGGGACCCCTCACTGAAGATGAGTTCGAAGTCATCAAATCGCATACCCTCATCGGTGGACAGATTCTAAAGGATTCGGAATTCCCCATGCTGCAGATGGCCCATGAAATCGCCCTTTACCACCATGAACGCTGGGAAGGAGGCGGCTACCCGGAAAATCGCAAGGGGGAGGATATCCCTGTGGCGGCCCGTATCGTTTCCCTGGTGGACGTATACGACGCCCTCAGCCAGGACCGCGTCTATCGCAAGGCTTCACCCGAAGAGGAAGTGATCAGAACGATGCAAAAAGAGCGCCGCAGCCATTTCGACCCCGGGTTTTTCGATCTGTTCCTGGAGTCGATCCCCGCATTCAGACGCATTGCCGCCAAAAATCCATAA
- a CDS encoding DNA translocase FtsK: protein MRKEIIGIILFFLVIFTLISLLSYSPQDPSINNAGATGEIHNLFGWFGAHVAGALIALFGVGAFWTPILLLLLSVQFFGKNSEVVIYQRIVGGVLLIVTSGSLIAFYSNHLSLFGSRFSSGGIVGIPLKSFLEAYTNASGGVIILALLWLIGFILTTGFSLVRFYRRSVLVGSRVGDKLTTAYLKYKERREKNRKRQKAIKAKKISRRQEITIKAVKPKPIKKPPPPKQEEFAFMQDKTGFKLPPVNLLDEPDEGTVVADRENLKMQSQLLEKKLGDFGVNGKVVTVSPGPVITTFEYEPAPGVKINKIVNLADDLSLTLRATSIRIVAPIPGKAVIGIEIPNAERETVRFKEIVTSDVFQKSKSPLTLCLGKDIVGEPVVSTMDKMPHLLIAGATGAGKSVALNTMISSFLYKSTPDQVKMIMVDPKRIELSMYDGIPHLITPVVTQAKKATNALFWAVKEMENRYELLSSMKARNISQYNKKVEKAQPEEGQEPPKPLPYIVVIIDELADLMMVASRDVEVALTRLAQMARAAGIHLVIATQRPSVDVLTGIIKANFPTRLTFQVSSKTDSRTIIDTNGAETLLGNGDMLFLPPGAGKLQRIHGAYISETEVGRITDFLRTQRAPEYDDEVTQAPTEEKAEDGELEFDERYDDAVALVTKSGQASISMVQRHLRIGYNRAARIIETMEQEGIVGPSDGAKPREVLVRGYDDM from the coding sequence ATGAGGAAAGAAATAATCGGCATCATTCTGTTTTTCCTGGTCATTTTTACTCTGATCAGCCTGCTTTCCTACAGCCCGCAGGACCCCTCCATCAACAACGCCGGGGCAACGGGAGAGATCCACAACCTTTTCGGCTGGTTCGGGGCGCACGTGGCCGGCGCCCTTATCGCTCTTTTCGGGGTCGGCGCTTTCTGGACGCCGATACTGCTTTTGCTGCTGAGCGTCCAGTTTTTCGGTAAAAATTCCGAGGTGGTGATTTACCAGCGCATCGTCGGCGGTGTACTGCTGATCGTTACTTCCGGAAGCCTGATCGCCTTTTACAGCAACCACCTGTCGCTATTCGGCAGCCGCTTCTCATCGGGCGGCATCGTGGGCATTCCCCTGAAGTCCTTCCTGGAAGCGTACACCAATGCCAGCGGCGGTGTGATTATCCTGGCGCTGCTGTGGCTCATCGGCTTCATTCTCACCACCGGATTCTCCCTGGTGCGGTTTTACCGTCGTTCGGTGCTGGTCGGTTCCCGTGTCGGCGACAAGCTGACAACCGCTTATCTCAAGTACAAGGAGCGCAGGGAAAAGAACCGTAAACGCCAAAAAGCCATCAAGGCTAAAAAGATCAGCCGGCGGCAGGAGATCACCATCAAGGCCGTCAAACCCAAACCCATCAAGAAACCGCCGCCCCCGAAGCAGGAAGAGTTCGCCTTCATGCAGGACAAGACGGGATTCAAGCTGCCTCCCGTCAACCTGCTGGACGAACCCGATGAGGGAACCGTGGTCGCAGACCGGGAAAACCTCAAGATGCAGTCGCAACTTTTGGAGAAGAAGCTCGGCGATTTCGGTGTGAACGGAAAAGTGGTGACGGTGAGCCCCGGGCCGGTCATCACCACCTTCGAATACGAGCCGGCGCCGGGGGTGAAAATCAACAAGATCGTCAATCTGGCCGATGACCTTTCCCTGACGCTGCGGGCGACCAGCATCAGAATTGTGGCCCCCATACCGGGCAAGGCCGTGATCGGTATCGAAATCCCCAACGCCGAGCGCGAGACGGTTCGCTTCAAAGAGATCGTCACGTCGGACGTTTTCCAGAAATCGAAGTCTCCCCTGACGCTTTGCCTGGGCAAGGACATCGTGGGGGAGCCGGTGGTGAGCACCATGGACAAGATGCCCCACCTGTTGATTGCCGGCGCCACCGGTGCGGGCAAAAGCGTGGCCCTCAACACCATGATCAGCAGTTTTCTCTACAAGTCCACCCCCGATCAGGTAAAAATGATCATGGTCGACCCGAAACGCATTGAGCTGTCCATGTACGACGGCATCCCGCACCTGATAACACCGGTGGTGACCCAGGCCAAGAAAGCGACCAATGCGCTTTTCTGGGCCGTCAAGGAGATGGAAAACCGCTACGAACTCCTCTCTTCCATGAAGGCCCGCAACATCTCGCAATACAACAAGAAGGTGGAAAAAGCCCAGCCCGAAGAGGGCCAGGAGCCCCCGAAACCGCTTCCCTACATCGTCGTCATCATCGATGAGCTGGCCGACCTGATGATGGTGGCGTCGCGGGATGTGGAAGTGGCCTTGACGCGCCTGGCGCAGATGGCCCGAGCCGCCGGCATCCACCTGGTCATCGCCACCCAGCGTCCTTCGGTGGACGTTTTGACCGGGATCATCAAAGCCAACTTCCCCACGCGTCTGACATTCCAGGTTTCATCCAAAACCGACTCCAGGACCATTATCGACACCAACGGTGCGGAAACCCTTCTGGGAAACGGGGACATGCTGTTCCTGCCGCCCGGAGCGGGCAAGTTGCAACGCATCCACGGCGCGTACATATCCGAAACCGAAGTGGGCAGGATCACCGACTTTTTGAGGACGCAACGTGCGCCCGAGTATGACGATGAAGTGACCCAGGCCCCCACGGAGGAAAAGGCGGAAGACGGCGAACTGGAATTCGACGAACGGTATGACGACGCCGTCGCGCTGGTAACCAAGAGCGGACAGGCGTCCATATCCATGGTTCAGCGTCACTTGAGAATCGGGTACAATCGTGCCGCCCGCATCATCGAAACCATGGAACAGGAGGGCATCGTCGGACCTTCCGACGGCGCAAAACCGAGGGAGGTGCTGGTCAGGGGGTATGACGATATGTGA
- a CDS encoding 1-acyl-sn-glycerol-3-phosphate acyltransferase, which produces MRTLRRLIYTLVVVVWVILVTIVMGLLAITTAFFSRKGNGPHLVARTWAKSILWVSRVKVNLKGLDNLPGDTPCILMPNHQSNFDIPVLLGRLPIQFRWLAKAELFKIPIFGRGMRGCGYISIDRTNRKSAFKSLAEAARKIRDGASVLIFPEGTRSRDGDIGPFKKGGFVLTVDAGVPIVPIIIYGTRTIMPKGRLIMQRAEAYMEILPPVETSGYTRKTKDLLIEEVRSIICTAFDRVRESSP; this is translated from the coding sequence ATGCGAACGCTGCGTCGTCTGATATACACCCTGGTCGTTGTCGTTTGGGTCATTTTGGTCACCATTGTGATGGGCCTTCTCGCCATCACGACGGCCTTTTTCAGTAGAAAGGGAAACGGTCCGCACCTGGTCGCCAGGACATGGGCCAAATCGATCCTATGGGTGAGCCGGGTAAAAGTGAATCTGAAAGGGCTGGACAATCTGCCCGGGGATACCCCCTGCATCCTCATGCCGAACCATCAGAGCAATTTCGATATTCCCGTGCTTTTGGGCCGGCTGCCGATCCAGTTCAGGTGGCTGGCCAAGGCGGAGCTGTTCAAGATTCCCATCTTCGGAAGAGGAATGCGGGGCTGCGGCTACATCAGCATAGATCGCACCAACCGCAAATCCGCGTTCAAAAGCCTGGCCGAAGCTGCCCGGAAGATACGGGACGGGGCTTCGGTTCTTATCTTCCCGGAGGGTACCCGCAGCCGGGACGGCGACATCGGACCTTTCAAAAAAGGGGGGTTCGTTCTGACGGTCGATGCCGGCGTTCCCATCGTCCCCATCATCATCTACGGGACCCGCACCATTATGCCCAAGGGACGTCTTATCATGCAGCGTGCCGAGGCTTACATGGAAATATTGCCGCCCGTGGAAACCTCCGGATACACCCGCAAGACCAAGGACCTGTTGATCGAGGAAGTCCGGTCCATTATCTGCACCGCCTTTGATCGCGTTAGAGAATCCTCGCCATGA
- a CDS encoding ribonuclease J, which produces MTLKIIPLGGLGEIGLNMMVYEYGDTMFVVDAGLMFPEDYMLGVDYVIPDMSYIRQNSSRVAAIVLTHGHEDHIGALPFLLREVNVPVYSTAFTLELVRHKLEEHDLLETAVLHQIFPQDRLRIGPFELEFIRVCHSVVDGVGLAIRTPAGLIVHTGDFKIDHTASREMMTDVNGFARCGEKGVLALLSDSTNVEKEGYTISSNDIGETLSRVITGRKGRVIVALFASNITRIQKIIDIAAEQGRKVVFNGRSIELSVRIAKELGFLRIKEGMEIDVASLEEYEDDEILMVMTGSQGEPMSALSRMAVGNHKLIKIKRDDTVILSSKFIPGNEKAIANIINNLYRRGADVIYEKISAIHVSGHAFQEELKLMINLTKPKYFIPIHGEFRHLTLHGRLAGKTGIPEENIIIAQNGQIIRFDKTGAGVHADVETGRLLVDGKGIGDVGRSVLKERRLLSEDGLVVVNMAFDEETGIIVYGPEIVSRGFVFETETGHLLKDAECVILEVVEELPPETEDRVDKLRRKVRTALRQYFYFTIGRRPLILPFLLEV; this is translated from the coding sequence ATGACATTGAAAATCATACCTTTGGGCGGTTTGGGGGAAATAGGCCTCAACATGATGGTCTACGAATATGGCGACACCATGTTCGTCGTGGATGCCGGGTTGATGTTTCCGGAAGACTACATGCTGGGAGTGGACTATGTCATCCCGGACATGTCCTATATTCGCCAAAACTCTTCCCGGGTGGCGGCCATCGTTCTCACGCACGGGCACGAGGATCACATCGGAGCCCTGCCTTTTCTGCTGAGGGAAGTCAACGTGCCGGTTTATTCGACCGCCTTCACCCTGGAACTTGTGCGCCACAAGCTCGAGGAACACGACCTGCTCGAGACGGCCGTTCTCCATCAGATCTTTCCGCAGGACCGGTTGAGAATCGGACCGTTCGAGTTGGAGTTCATCCGGGTGTGCCACAGTGTGGTTGACGGTGTCGGCTTGGCCATTCGCACGCCTGCCGGTTTGATCGTCCATACCGGGGATTTCAAAATCGACCATACGGCCAGCCGGGAGATGATGACCGACGTCAACGGATTCGCCAGGTGCGGCGAGAAGGGGGTTTTAGCCCTGTTGTCCGATTCCACCAATGTGGAAAAAGAGGGGTACACGATTTCAAGCAATGACATCGGCGAGACCCTGTCGAGAGTGATTACCGGGCGCAAAGGCCGCGTTATCGTCGCCCTTTTTGCGTCCAACATCACCCGCATCCAGAAAATTATCGATATTGCCGCGGAACAGGGGCGCAAGGTCGTGTTCAACGGTCGCAGCATTGAATTGAGTGTCAGGATTGCCAAGGAACTCGGGTTTCTTAGAATAAAGGAGGGGATGGAAATCGACGTTGCTTCGCTGGAAGAATACGAGGACGACGAGATCCTCATGGTCATGACCGGGAGTCAGGGGGAGCCCATGTCCGCCCTGAGCCGCATGGCGGTGGGAAACCACAAGCTGATCAAAATCAAGCGAGACGACACGGTCATTTTATCTTCGAAATTCATTCCCGGCAATGAAAAAGCCATCGCCAATATTATCAACAACCTGTATCGGCGCGGGGCGGATGTTATCTACGAAAAGATATCCGCCATTCACGTCTCCGGACATGCCTTTCAGGAAGAACTGAAACTGATGATCAACCTCACCAAGCCGAAGTACTTCATCCCGATTCACGGAGAGTTCCGGCATCTCACGCTGCACGGCAGGCTGGCCGGCAAGACCGGCATTCCGGAGGAAAACATCATTATCGCCCAGAACGGCCAGATCATCCGGTTTGACAAAACAGGCGCCGGCGTGCATGCAGACGTGGAAACCGGCCGGCTCCTGGTCGACGGCAAAGGCATCGGCGATGTGGGCAGAAGTGTGTTGAAGGAGCGTCGCCTTTTGTCGGAGGATGGCCTCGTCGTGGTCAACATGGCTTTTGATGAAGAAACCGGCATCATCGTTTACGGGCCGGAAATCGTTTCCAGGGGGTTCGTTTTCGAGACGGAAACGGGGCACCTTTTGAAGGACGCCGAGTGTGTCATTTTGGAAGTTGTGGAGGAGCTGCCGCCGGAGACCGAAGACCGGGTGGATAAGCTCCGCCGCAAGGTTCGGACCGCCCTGCGGCAATACTTTTACTTCACGATCGGGCGCAGACCGCTGATACTGCCTTTTCTTCTGGAAGTATAA
- a CDS encoding response regulator: MKNQSKKQFNLMDHMALFGLGLAVLYWMLEALVHVMLANDVSFTQRLYGPTVNDLLIRLLVLSFFAIFGSHAQYTINRRRAAEAAMRESETKYRTIIESIEDGYYEVDTEGRLTFCNDALSRIIGRPKGGIIGRPVETFLGGEIADELIEKFRTLSDGASRPNELEWSTVTDDGTRRFFETAISLITGNSEQPAGFRGLLRDITRRKRAEALYREKMTAEAASRSKSEFLANMSHEIRTPLNSIIGLTELMLETELKPEQREDLDVVVAAAYSLLSLINDILDFSKIEAGKLELEEIPFNMRDFLGESLRIVAAKAHEKELELAYRVARDVPENVVGDPARLRQVILNLVGNAIKFTEEGEIILSVEPEKIDRDSCKLLISVTDTGIGIPPEKHESIFGAFAQADGSTTRRFGGTGLGLAVSSQLVGLMGGRLWVESPVANPPSKQPGPPQQGSAFRFLSRFSQPSSQGQETAPFQQDIELGTLKTLIVDDNESSLSILMEMLEGWKMRPRGTTSMAHAQEILLQAVSSGNPFDLLLVDSDMPVADGFSLVRWLKTRKEMHCKILMMLTSLRNRSQVDLNDLNVKAIVTKPVRPSDLLDAVITAAGAENAHQGASGEIRRHASAVSPATLNILVAEDTLFNQKFIRRLLDRWGHKATIVENGKEACAAVSRHRFDIVLMDVQMPEMDGFEATETIRAMEKEKGTHVPIIAMTAHAMKGDRERCLEAGMDDYVPKPISSETLLNAINALVGRSSDKVVAGDNATDLEKAQSLDKRPFFDREALLQAFDNDWEFFLEVVDMFVADYPQMMQDIRDAITDGDFSGLERKAHALKGMLGNFQVEASVQKAFALEKMGRENSLEHAESTFGLLADDLVRLEEMFVDMTQEKTA, from the coding sequence ATGAAAAACCAATCCAAAAAGCAATTCAACCTGATGGACCACATGGCCCTTTTCGGGCTTGGTCTGGCTGTGCTCTACTGGATGCTGGAGGCCCTGGTGCATGTCATGCTGGCGAATGACGTCTCCTTTACCCAGCGCCTCTATGGGCCAACAGTGAACGACCTTCTCATTCGCCTGCTCGTGTTGAGTTTTTTTGCAATTTTCGGTTCCCACGCCCAGTATACGATCAATCGGCGCAGGGCTGCGGAAGCCGCCATGCGCGAAAGTGAAACCAAATACCGCACGATCATCGAAAGCATCGAGGACGGCTATTACGAAGTCGACACCGAGGGCCGGTTGACTTTCTGCAACGACGCATTGTCCAGAATCATCGGGCGCCCTAAGGGCGGCATCATCGGCAGGCCCGTCGAGACGTTTTTGGGAGGGGAAATCGCCGACGAACTCATCGAGAAGTTCAGGACTCTGAGCGACGGTGCATCCCGGCCCAACGAATTGGAATGGTCGACCGTCACAGATGACGGCACCCGACGTTTTTTCGAAACCGCCATCTCTCTCATCACCGGCAACAGTGAACAGCCCGCGGGTTTTCGCGGATTGTTGCGCGATATCACCAGGCGCAAGCGGGCCGAAGCCCTTTACCGGGAAAAAATGACGGCAGAGGCTGCCAGCCGATCCAAGAGTGAATTTCTGGCCAACATGAGCCATGAGATCCGCACGCCGCTGAATTCGATCATCGGACTGACCGAGTTGATGCTGGAAACGGAGCTCAAGCCCGAACAGCGCGAAGACCTGGATGTCGTCGTTGCCGCTGCCTACTCGCTGCTTTCGCTCATCAACGACATTCTGGACTTTTCGAAAATCGAAGCCGGTAAGCTGGAGCTGGAGGAGATCCCTTTCAACATGCGAGACTTTTTGGGGGAATCCCTTAGAATCGTCGCCGCCAAGGCGCACGAAAAAGAGCTCGAACTGGCCTACCGGGTAGCTCGGGACGTCCCCGAAAACGTGGTGGGCGACCCCGCCAGACTGAGACAGGTAATCCTGAACCTGGTCGGCAACGCTATCAAATTCACGGAAGAAGGCGAAATCATTCTCTCGGTTGAACCCGAGAAGATCGACCGCGACAGCTGCAAACTGCTGATCTCCGTCACCGACACCGGCATCGGAATACCGCCTGAGAAACATGAGAGCATATTCGGCGCCTTTGCCCAGGCAGACGGCAGCACGACGCGCCGCTTCGGCGGTACCGGCCTCGGTCTGGCCGTTTCCAGCCAGCTGGTGGGACTGATGGGCGGACGGTTGTGGGTTGAAAGCCCGGTTGCGAATCCGCCGTCGAAGCAGCCCGGTCCTCCGCAGCAGGGCAGTGCATTCCGCTTCCTCTCCAGATTTTCGCAGCCATCGTCGCAGGGACAGGAAACCGCACCCTTTCAGCAGGATATTGAACTGGGCACCCTGAAAACACTTATCGTCGATGACAACGAAAGCAGCCTGAGCATACTGATGGAGATGCTCGAGGGGTGGAAGATGCGCCCCCGGGGAACGACCTCCATGGCCCACGCCCAGGAAATACTACTGCAGGCCGTCTCTTCCGGGAATCCTTTCGACCTGCTTCTCGTGGATTCGGACATGCCGGTAGCCGACGGCTTTTCTCTGGTAAGGTGGCTGAAAACCCGGAAAGAGATGCACTGCAAGATTCTGATGATGCTGACCTCGCTCAGGAATAGAAGCCAGGTGGACCTCAACGATCTGAACGTGAAGGCCATCGTCACCAAACCGGTGCGGCCCTCGGACCTTTTGGATGCCGTCATTACCGCCGCCGGCGCAGAAAATGCGCACCAAGGCGCTTCGGGGGAGATCCGCCGCCATGCAAGCGCGGTAAGCCCCGCCACACTGAACATCCTGGTGGCGGAGGACACACTCTTCAACCAGAAATTTATCCGCCGCCTGCTGGATCGCTGGGGACACAAGGCCACCATCGTGGAAAACGGAAAAGAGGCCTGTGCCGCCGTTTCCCGGCATCGTTTCGACATTGTGCTGATGGATGTGCAAATGCCGGAAATGGACGGGTTTGAAGCGACCGAGACGATCAGGGCCATGGAAAAGGAAAAAGGGACCCATGTGCCCATTATCGCCATGACGGCCCATGCCATGAAGGGTGACCGTGAGCGCTGCCTGGAAGCGGGCATGGATGACTACGTTCCCAAACCGATCTCTTCGGAAACGCTGCTGAACGCCATCAACGCCCTCGTGGGCCGCAGCAGCGACAAGGTGGTTGCCGGAGACAACGCCACAGACCTCGAAAAAGCGCAAAGCCTTGATAAACGCCCGTTCTTCGACAGGGAAGCGCTTCTGCAGGCTTTCGACAATGACTGGGAATTTTTCCTGGAAGTGGTCGATATGTTCGTGGCCGATTATCCGCAGATGATGCAGGATATCCGCGACGCCATCACTGACGGCGATTTTTCGGGGCTCGAAAGAAAGGCCCATGCGCTCAAAGGCATGCTGGGAAATTTTCAAGTGGAGGCATCCGTCCAGAAAGCCTTCGCCCTGGAAAAGATGGGCCGCGAAAACAGTCTCGAGCACGCGGAAAGCACTTTTGGGCTTCTAGCGGACGATCTTGTCAGATTGGAAGAGATGTTTGTGGATATGACTCAGGAGAAAACAGCTTGA
- a CDS encoding ferredoxin family protein, whose amino-acid sequence MTRNFNWYNGNSHVRDMAAKDAETLFIRKEMSKMAFVPTVDEEKCVGCEECVDVCPVEVFEMQNEKSVPVNADECLGCESCVEVCEEGAVTVEET is encoded by the coding sequence TTGACTCGAAATTTTAATTGGTATAATGGCAATTCCCATGTCAGAGACATGGCGGCAAAGGATGCCGAAACTTTATTTATACGAAAGGAGATGAGCAAAATGGCGTTCGTACCTACAGTTGATGAAGAAAAATGCGTAGGCTGTGAGGAATGTGTAGACGTTTGCCCTGTTGAAGTATTCGAAATGCAAAACGAAAAATCAGTTCCGGTCAACGCTGACGAGTGCCTCGGCTGCGAAAGCTGCGTTGAAGTATGCGAGGAAGGCGCGGTTACCGTCGAGGAAACCTAA
- a CDS encoding class I SAM-dependent methyltransferase, which translates to MITVDFERTRIRPGSRVLDVGCGSGRHVGAAYQQPATTAIGTDLCFHDLTQARERLRLHDRLGEHGGGAWGLNVADITAMPFARHTFDLVICSEVMEHIHDEKTAAKELCRVLRPGCPLVVSVPRFFPEWVCWKLSAEYHLANQGHIRIYRKKKIVALFESCGLRLTSSHYAHSLHTPYWWLKCLVGPIREDSGSVNLYHRFLTWDIMQKPRVTRLLDRLCNPLFGKSLVLYFTKYLY; encoded by the coding sequence GTGATCACCGTGGACTTTGAGAGAACCCGTATCAGACCCGGGAGTCGCGTGCTGGACGTGGGCTGCGGTTCAGGCAGGCATGTCGGAGCCGCCTATCAGCAACCCGCCACAACCGCCATTGGTACGGATTTATGTTTTCACGATTTAACCCAGGCGAGGGAACGGCTTCGGTTGCATGACCGTCTGGGGGAACACGGCGGCGGGGCATGGGGACTCAACGTCGCCGATATAACGGCGATGCCTTTTGCGCGGCACACCTTCGATCTGGTGATCTGCTCGGAAGTTATGGAGCATATTCACGACGAAAAAACCGCTGCGAAAGAGCTTTGCCGGGTATTGAGACCGGGATGCCCCCTGGTCGTCTCCGTCCCCCGTTTTTTCCCGGAATGGGTTTGCTGGAAGCTGTCCGCTGAATACCACCTGGCCAATCAGGGCCACATTCGCATATACCGCAAGAAAAAGATCGTCGCCCTCTTCGAAAGCTGTGGACTGCGATTGACCTCCAGCCACTATGCCCACAGCCTGCACACCCCCTACTGGTGGCTGAAATGCCTGGTCGGCCCCATCCGGGAAGATTCAGGCTCCGTGAACCTCTACCACCGCTTTCTCACCTGGGACATCATGCAGAAACCAAGGGTGACGCGACTTCTGGACCGGTTGTGCAATCCCCTGTTCGGCAAAAGCCTGGTGCTCTACTTCACAAAATATCTTTATTAA